The DNA window AACTTTAACGGTATATCCGCCATCTCTGCCAACGATACCAATAATCTTCGATCCTCTTTCTTTTGCCAACTGCAATGCTTTCACCAGATTTGGGCTAATGTTTTTTTCGATATTACCGCCACCAACTGAAAGAATAAACAAGGTATCATTGCTATTTAACTTACTTGTTTTGAGCCATTCAGCGAAAATTGTATCCCAACCTTCATCATTGGTTCGTGCAGTCAATTCAGAGACATTATCCGTTGGTGCATAGGATTCGATTCCGACAATCTTTCGGAAATCATTCACTGCATGAGAACAATTACCTGCGCTACCCCCAACTCCAAGAAAAAAAATCCTACCACCGGTTTGCTTAATTAATACAAGCAAGTCTGCCATCTTCTCAATCGCATCAACATCGATCTTGTTGAGGATTTCGATGGCTTCATTTAAGTGTTTTTTTGTGTAATTCATAGGATATCTGTTTGTTTAAAATAATTTATTGTCTCTTGAAGTCCTTTATGAGACCCAATCTCATAAAATCGCTCAAACACCTCGTGACCTGCCAACAAACCCTGAAGCGAAAGTTCGTGATAAATATCGGCCAGATCATACGGCTTATTGAATGGCACATTCTCAAGTACCGAAGCAGACAGCACCCCAAGCCCATAGTCAATGTACGCCATTTCAGGGTTTGGCGCTTGCTTATCGTATTCAAATATAATACTATCTTTGAATAACACATTGCTCTTATCCCATTGGCCACTGTTTTTAAGCACCGTCATTATCGCCAGTTTACCGCTTAGGAGAAAGTTACGTTCCACTGCCCGAAAATCGATTGGCAGATAAGAATCTCCGTAAAATACAAAAAACTGCTCTCCCAATAGCGGCAAAGCTTGCTTCAAAGCACCACCTGTACCAAGCAAACGTGGACCATCATGCGAATAACTAACTATTATACCAAAATCGGATCCATCACCCACAATAGCTTCAACTTGATCGCCCATATAACCCAGGCACAGTATAACACGAGTAATCCCTTGACGCCGCAAATATTCTAGTTGCCGGATTATGAAAGGTTTACCCCCAACATCGACCAGAGACTTAGGTATCTTTTCAGTAATTGGTCTTAACCGAGTGGACATACCACCAGCGAGTATCGCAACCGGCAGACTCATGAAAGAACAACTTTGGTACCTTCGAAATCAAAGCCGAAACGAACTTCTTCCAACCCCGCCTTTTTCATGACATGACGGAGTTTGTTACGGTCAGTAGCATAGAACATTAAGAATCCTCCACCACCTGCCCCAACCAATTTACCACCAACTGCGCCGTTCTTCATGCCAAGTTCGTACCACTCATCAATTTTTTGGTTACTCATCCCTCCGGAACGTTGCTTTTTGTGTTCCCAGTGCTCATACATTAATTTTCCAAACAATTCAACATCACCTGCCTCCAGCGCTTCTTTGCTACGGTAGCCAAGCTCCTTAACAAAATGCAGATTCTTCAACATTTCTTCATCACTGCTTTTTGTTCGTGTATTTTGATCTTTTAAAATGCTACTAGCACTGCGAGAATAGCCTGTAAAAAATAGTAAAATGTTATCCTCCATATCAAACAATGTGTCCATGGAAATCTTAAGTGGTACTGCCGTAACGCGGTCATCTTTATGGAAAGTAAAACAGGTCAGTCCGCCATACGCAGCGATGTATTGATCCTGTTTCCCAATCGGCTCACCGAGACGATCAATCTCAATCTGGCAAGCCATTTCTGCCAATTCCTGGGGTTGAATAGGATGTTTTCGATGCGCATAAAGCGCATGAATTAAAGCTGTTGTAAAACTACCCGATGAGCCCAAACCCGTACCAGCCGGGATATCAGCCAAGGTAGTCACTTCAATTTGCGGAGTACGCAGATTCAGTATGCGTAAAGCCTCACGGATTATTCGGTGCTTTACTTCTTCGACACCAGCCACATGCTCCAATTCGGAATACTTGAGATAAATTCCCTCGGTAAAAGGGCGCATGACTGTCACATATACATACTTATTGATCGCGGCTGCAACAAGGAAACCCTCATGATCACGATAATAAGAAGGGAGATCGGTGCCGCCACCGCCAAGAGTGATTCGTAACGGACTACGTGTGATAATCATAACCAGAATTTTTGTAAATTTTTTCAATTACTGTTAAAGCCTGCCAGGCATCTTTTAGCCCAACTGATGGTTCACGGTTCAACCTAATATCTTCGTAAAACTCTTCAAGTTCAGTGGCCCAGGAGTCATCTCCCATCGGGTATTCCCAGGTCGTTGTCTCAGGTGGTCCCATTTCGGGTAACATCTTGTAATAGGTCAAACGCTCAACTCCGTAACTTCCACCCAGACCAGAGATTTCCAACTTTGCATCGTGACCATATATCTCCATGGAAAAAAGATTCTTCCACTCTGTACAACTGGCATGAAGAAAGGCCACCTGCTGGTTTGCGGTTTTTAGTAGCATGAACCCATTGTCATCCACAGGCATATTCCAGAAATAAGTATTAGCGAATCCCTGTACGTCTTCAAACTCACCGAGGAACCAGCGTGAAAGGTCAATAAGATGCGGGCCCTGGTCGATCAATTCACCGCCTCCGGAAAGCTCGGGTTTAGACCTCCATTCTTTGTCATAACCAATCCGCCCGCCATGTCCATATCTTCCACGTATGAACATTAACTCACCTAAAGCCCCGGCCTCAAATAACGCTCGTGCTTTGCGGAAAGCGCGGTGATAGCGGTGGTTGAAACCTACATGTACCTTAACCCCAAGTTTTTCAGCGGCTAACATTACTGGTTTTAATTCTGCGGGAGTACGTGCCGCGGGCTTTTCCACTAAAACATGCTTGCCTGCTTCAATTGCAGCCAGGGTGATCTCCGCAAGCGAATCATGCAGTGTGGCAATAACAACGATTTCTACCTCCGCCAGAGCCAAGAGGTCACGATAGTCGCTGAATACCTTAGCATCGCTGTTGCCTGCCAATGCTTTTGCCCTTGACTCATTTACATCTGCGCAGGCAACCAACCGACCCTTACCACCGAGCGCTTTAGCGCGCTTCTGACCAATAAGTCCGCAACCAATAATTCCAATTTTAAAAATCATTTGTCTCCCCAATTTAAATTTCGATCCTTTCCAACAATTCGACGAAGGGTATAAACATCGCTGGTTTGCAATTCGTCTATGTGATTGGGCCAATTCTCCCATTTATCCCACACTGCGCTGATCAGTTTACCAGTGATGCCATTACTTAAATCAGATGCCAAAAAAATAGCAAGAGCTGTCCCATGATCGAAGCTGACACCACCTGATTCTTTCTGCTTTATTGATTTTTCATAAAATAATTGGCCGACCTTTTCTGGTCCAGCAGCAAGTACTTCATCGAGCAATCGCGTGTTTAGTGCTCCCGGGGCAATAGCATTCACGTCGATTTTGAACTCAAGAACCTCTTCAGCGAGCGTTTCAACAAAACGCACGATTGCAGCCTTTGATACAGCATAAGCGCTTATTTTTGGCATTGGATTGGTTGCCCCACCCCCAGAAAGCTGGATAATCTTGCCATATCCTTGTTTCTTAAAAAATGGCAATACAGCACGACACATGAGTATGGAACCAAAAAGATTTATTTCAATCGCATGAACCCAACTTAACCAATCTACTTCTTCAATTGACCCTTTTGGTCCGTAAACTCCTGCATTATTTACCAGAATGTCGATATGGCCAAACTCATTTATTGTTTTATCAACAAAATTCCGGACATCATTTTCTTTAGAGACATCTGCTGTAATAGCCAAAATCTTTTGATCGGGAGATATTAAAAAACGAAGATCCTCAGAAACCTTTGATAAAAGCTGCTCGTTACGTGCACAAAGAGCAACACTTGCTCCTGCTTTCAAATATTCTTTAGCAACATCAAGACCAAACCCCTGATTCCCACCAGTAATAATAGCTATTTTATTTTTTAAAAATTGATCCATTATGATTAATTTGATGTCCCAACTGCCAAATATTTAAATCGATTATCAGATGCAAATTGTGTCAAAAAACGGTTAGCATCAATTATTATAAGACCGGAATTCAATTTAGCTACGTTATCTGCGATAATTTCCTTGTAAATAGGCCATTCTGTGGCAATTACTAGTATTTGTACTCCGGCCAAAACATCTAAAGGGTTATCACATTTTTTGACACTCCTTGATAATTCAAGTGGTAATTCTTTAACCACAGGATCATGCACTTGAATAGAAACACCCTGGTCAATGAGCCAATAGCACAGTTCAACAGATAAAGAACGTCGTAGTGTATCTGTTCCTGGTTTGTATGTAAGACCCCAAATTGCGATTGAGCATTGAGTTAACTCAGGGCAAACTGACTGTATCTTTCTTTTTACCCAATTCTTATGTTCGTCGTTGCTTTGCAATATTGATGAAAGAAGAGGGGTTGATAATTTTTTTTCACTGCTGATATTATTTAGAAACACTAAGTCTCGTGCTAAAGTACCGCCAGCAAAAGGACCACCTGGAGAAAGATAAGCTTTTGGTCCAATACGATTTTCTGATTTTAATCCTCGCTCAACTTCCTTTGCATCGGCGCCAACTAATTCGCATATCGAAGCAATCTCGTTCATAAAAACAATAGAAGTTGCAAGAAATGCATTAATGGCATGTTTAGTCATTTCGGCTGACTCAACTGACATCCATTCAATATTGCTGGTAATTGGATTAAGCAATATTTCAAGACGCAGTCTATCTATGTTCCTTCTTACGCCTACTATAATTCGATCAGGATTTAGAAACACGTTTAGTGCTTTTCCTAGTCTCAAATTTTCAGGTGAGTACACAAATCCAAAGTGTTTATCAGGAAACAAATGATCTGCAATAATTTCCAGCTTTTTAATCGAACCAACAGGCATTTGTGATGAAATAATGATTGTTGTTTCTGATGGCAAAAACTTCACAGTTTTTACTATCTGATCGAAAACGAAACCCACATCAGCAATATCATCCTCATTAACAGGAGTATCGTATGCTATCCAGAGCATCTCAATATCGCTGAGATCAATTTCAGAACCATCAGAAAACTTAAGTAAATCTCCAGCGATTCCTTGTTTTAATAAATCCTCGAGCCCGGGCTCAAAAATGGGAGGAATGCCATTATTCAAATCATAAATTACTTTGTGATCATAGTCTAAACCTATGATTTTATTCCCAAGCGACGCAAGACAGGCTGCAGTTACGCATCCTAAATGCCATAAACCCTGTACACATACTTTCATATAGCTTAAATGATGTTTAAAATTATCACGTACTCACTGTAAAATACTATATTAATCCCTGGCCTGGAACACCCACTCATTTTCTTTCAAGTATCGCACTGTTTGAATAACTCCCTCTTGAATACTTAGTTTCGGTTTCCAACCCAATGCACGCATTTTTGAAGTGTCTAAGAAAATAAAAGGGTTATCCCCAATCCAGCCTCTATCACCTCCTGTGTATTCCAATTGTGGTTGAACTCCTAATTCCGCGCATATCCAACCAATGGAATCATTCAATTCACAGTAGGAATCAACACCAAGATTAAAAATATTGACTTTATCTGAGGATATTTCTATTGCAATCTGAATGGCATTTAAACAGTCTTTGATATATAGGTAGGATTTACGCTGCTTGCCATTTCCTAAAACTTTTAAACTTTTTGGATCTTTTTTAAGATTTTTGTAAAAGTCGAATACATGGCCATGGGTGTAGCGTTCACCGAGAATGGAAACGAATCGAAAAATCCAGGACTGGAAACTGAAACCTTCGCAATACGCCGCAATCAATCCTTCACACGCAAGCTTCGAGGCACCATAAAGGGATGTTTGAATCGGGAACGGCGCATCCTCCAGCGTGGGGAACACTGCTGCTTCACCATAGACAGAACCGGTAGAGGAAAAGGCAATTCGTTTGATGCCATTGACTCGCATTGCTTCGAGCACGTTGTAAGTGGCAATGGTGTTTTGTTCCAAATCTCTACGTGGGTGTTCGGTACCAAAACGGACATCGGCATTAGCGGCAAAATGGAACACGAAATCACAGCTAGCCATAGCCTTGGTAAGGCAGTCTAAATTAAGGATATCGCCATCAATTAAAGTGAATAATGGATTGGTCAAGGCTTGTTCAAGAAAGCGTTTATGCCCCGTCGAAAAATTATCATAAACAACAACCGAGGATCCCATTTGTAGCAAATGATCAACCATATTGCTCCCTATGAACCCGGCGCCTCCGGTTACAAAGAATCTTATTGGCCCCAATGTCATATTATCATACTTTTAAAAGAAACCTAACCAATATTACCTTTTACTCTTTTTTCCATGGCTTTACAAACCTTGTCCCAATCATCACGCATATACAGGAACCAGGAATAGTCTGAAGCTGTGCATCGCTGATAACCGCGAAGGGCGATCTCTTTGCGCTGATCGTCGTGTTCGAGGTAATAACGTGCCTTTTGCACAAGTTCTTGATTACTGCTAAAAAATTCTGCTTCTTTCCCTTCCAAATAGCATTCCGTATGTTGCTTTGTCCTCATCGCCAATAAAAATGTACCACATGCAGGAATTTCAAAGCTCCTGCCGGCCGTTTGGTTTCCATTAAGTTCTGAAACAAAACAGAGACCTATCTTTGCACTTTTTAATGCATACAAATATTCTTCATTATTAAGACGTCGAAAATTCACATGGTCATGCAACTTATCGTACTCCATTGCACGGTTCCAGCCTGCACCATAAACAGCTACGGGTAACCCCTTGTTCAATTAATGCATTAATTCCATCGCACGTGCGCGGCTCATAATGTCCAACAAACAATAGTTCATTCTTCCATTGTTCTTTAATGCTTTGCGGGATTGGGGAGTTATCGAAACGTTTATGATCATAACCAATATACGTAAGCTCAATATGAGGTTGATTTATATTTTTTTTAAAGCTATATAATCCTGAAGGTTTGTTGTAAAGTAAAGATCAAACAGAGGTAATGTACGGCGTATCAAACGGTAAGCTAATTTAACATACCATTTTACAGGATTTAACGAATCTGTATTGTGATGTACGAGAAACACCCCACGTTCCTTAAGTAATTTTAGTGTAGAAGGCCAAATCCAAAACCCCTTATCAATCCAAATGATTACAGGGTTAATTTTTTCACAAAAGCGGAGAAGGTCACAGTTGCTTTTCCTATAGCGGAGCGAAATAAGTAGAAAGTAATCGATACGATTTAGCCATTGAAATTTAAAAGGTTGAGCAAAATAAGGGTCTGAATCAAAAGGATAAACCTCGCAAGTTTTAAATCCTTCCAACGCATTCAAGCGAGTAAGAGTTGTGCAACCCTTTTCAAATGTTCCTACGAAAACAACTTTCATAAATCTTTCCTTTTTCAGAACGTATAATTTTAAATTTGCCACAAAACATTCATTTTCTATTTATCTTAAACAATTTTCCTCTATAACTTTCGTCTAAATGCAACTGGTAAAAATCGTAAGATCAGATTTGATGCATGCAGTCGAGATTCCACAGAGAGAAAACGCCAATATCTAATGACACAAAATACCTGAGCGGCAAACCCTAATGTGACAAACGCTATGTGAAATGTTGGCCACATTATCATTGCTGCCATACTTATTGCCGTTACCAAGAGCGATGCAAGTACCCACCGGAATACGCTGGTTGGCCACCTCAATGCATTATCTTTCAGCCACTTGCGTGCCACCAAAACGTAACATATTACACTTGCAATCTCTGTAATAAGCAAAGCAAGTGCAGCGCCGCTAATCCCCATAACTTTCACAAATAAAAACAAGCCAACTAAAGCAAGAAAACCAGACAGTGCTGAAATCCGGAGCTGGGCTCGTAATAGATTATTACCTTGTGTAATTGCCATCGCCGGCTGAGCAATACCAAATATTAATACTCCCAGAGATAACATGCCGAACAACATTGGATCGAAAATAACTTTTCCCCGTGTCCATATTTCGAAAAAAGGCCCTACAAAAGCTTGTAAAATAATTACTGATGGAGCCATTGCACAAATTACAGCCAACCATATAATACTAAATGTCATTTCGCTACGTCTCTGGTCCCGCTGATTTAAAAATCGCATAAGTTCGGGCATTATTGGGTTTGTGATTGTCGCTAATCCTTGTAGCGCAACACTTGCCCCTGTTCGCATAGTTACAAACGCAACCATTCCAGACAACCCTGATAATGGCAAAAGAAGAAGACGATAGCCTTGCTGGCGAATCATTTCCAAAAGGGACTTTAGTGTTAATAATTGCGAGTTAAAGAAGTTTTTCAAACCAAGCTTTAAATTGGGTTTGACAGGATACAATCCCTCCTTAACTAATAACCGCCAAGTATCAATGCCGAAAGGGATATTGACCAGAAAGATGCTAATAGCCCAAATAATACCTGTTTCGAGGAGTGAAGAGCCAAGAAGAACAGCAAAAAGTGGGCAAATATTGGTAAAAAGTGTCATTACAACTCCCCACCATGCAAATCGGGGGTAATAACCAAAGGGGAACAAGGCTTGAGTAGCTATACCAAGGATAGAACCGGTAAAAGCCCACACCAAAATAGAAAACAAGACAATCAGCCCACCCGACTGTGATAAATTTGGTTCACTGCCTAAAAAATGAGGGAGAATGCCAAAAAAGTTTAGTAAAAATATAATCGAAAATTCGATTATTCCAAGCGTTAAAGCGATTGGCATTGAGGACCACAACACCAACTTTATCAGACACCTGTTCTGGGCGCCGATGCGCAGAAATTCGTAACGCAAAAATTGCTGATGCCCAAGATCAAGAAGTTGAAACATACCTATCAACGCCTGAGCTGCTAACCAAATGCCATAAGTCTTACTGTCCCAAAACTGAAGGTAAATCGGAACAAGTAAAAGTTGAGTCAGAAGGTTTATACCAATCCCACTCCATGCAGCTATGCCACCCGATATAATTCGCCTGGTTGTAGTCAAAAGAAATAATATTAGTTTTTTTAATAGGTTTAATAAATTCAACTTTTCTCAGCAATAAAAACCTATTGCCAGGCATCGGATTGCCTATTTTCAGATGATCCTGCCCAATTTTGAAGTTCTTTAGCTGAATATATGCACAAAGCTCAGGATAGCAAGTCCAATAAACGGCATCAATATCAGAATAAAATTGTGTATAGAAGCAGCGCGGATCTTTATATATTAAGAAACCTCCTTCATTCAGATGAGCACGAAGCAGTTGCCGGGGAAATCTCAGATTTCGTTCCCATACATCAAATATACAGTCTCCAATCAACCCCTTGACGAGCTTCTTCCGAAGTGGACGTGGATCACGTCCATACCACATTGAAGGCATAGGATTAGGTCTGAAATGAGGGCAAATAATAACAAGGCGTCCGCCAGGTTTGGTCAGACGTATCATCTCGTCTATTAATTTTTTAGGGTAAACACAATGCTCCAAGGTGTAAAGTGATATCACCCAATCAAACGTTGCCTCAGGTAATTCTGTATTGTAAACGCTGGCCACCTTGAAGTTGGATTGTGGATATCGCACCTTATTTTTCGCAATTTGTTCAGCACTTGTATCTATTCCGGTATATTTATCCTGTTCTTCTAAATGACGCAACAAATGACTAGATCCACAACCCAAATCTGCAATGAAACCACTATTGCGCTCAATTTGTTGAAGGAGTTCGCAATGATAAGGTAACTTAGCTGGAGAATAGAAAGCATTCCCGGAGTCTGCTATTTCCCAATAGTTTTCCTTGTGAATATTGGAATAGTATATATCAAGTTTATTTTGCAATAGAACTAAATCATCGATATTTTGTTGATTATTATCACTTATAAATCCAGCGTACATATTTAAATTATTAGATTCGCTTATAAGAAAAAATTTAAAATGGGGTATCCGATCTTCTCCCGTGAAACATGTAATAAACTGAATATAAATAGATTAAAAAAAATGGACAATTTTATAGTAAGTAACTGATTATCAAATTTAGCAGAAAAACTTAGTGAGCTGATTAGATACCCCATATAAGTCTATTATGCTAATTTTAAAGAAGAAGAACTACTTGAAGATTTCTTGTTAACAGTTAGAAAAGTGAAGTGGTCGCAGATTGGTATAATTCCTCTTTGGCATAAAGATAATCGCAATTATAAGAACCAGGGATAAGTCTATCTTTTGAAAGAGGAATGATTGTGTCATTTTCAATCATACAAACCGGGAGATAGCCATTCTTTTCAATCAAGCTTGCCAATTCCTGACCAGTATGACCAAATGCTTTGAGTCGATAAGGATCCACCTCTACAAGGATGAAGTCAACTAAACCACTCTTCAGTAGATTAGATGCTCCGATAAGTGCATCAGTTTCAGCACCTTCAATATCAAGTTTGAGTAATCTGATCTTTTTAATATTTTCACGAAGTACAAAATCATCAAGTGTGATAGCTTGTACCTGAACTTTGTTCACGGTTTCAAAAGTTGCATTCTCGAGTAATGATGACCATCCAGTATTGGATGCGACGTTAAAATAAACCAGTCCGGTGGACTTATCTACCGCCGAATGATAAACCCTGATTGGACCGTTGGCTACC is part of the Bacteroidales bacterium genome and encodes:
- a CDS encoding SDR family oxidoreductase; its protein translation is MDQFLKNKIAIITGGNQGFGLDVAKEYLKAGASVALCARNEQLLSKVSEDLRFLISPDQKILAITADVSKENDVRNFVDKTINEFGHIDILVNNAGVYGPKGSIEEVDWLSWVHAIEINLFGSILMCRAVLPFFKKQGYGKIIQLSGGGATNPMPKISAYAVSKAAIVRFVETLAEEVLEFKIDVNAIAPGALNTRLLDEVLAAGPEKVGQLFYEKSIKQKESGGVSFDHGTALAIFLASDLSNGITGKLISAVWDKWENWPNHIDELQTSDVYTLRRIVGKDRNLNWGDK
- a CDS encoding class I SAM-dependent methyltransferase, whose protein sequence is MYAGFISDNNQQNIDDLVLLQNKLDIYYSNIHKENYWEIADSGNAFYSPAKLPYHCELLQQIERNSGFIADLGCGSSHLLRHLEEQDKYTGIDTSAEQIAKNKVRYPQSNFKVASVYNTELPEATFDWVISLYTLEHCVYPKKLIDEMIRLTKPGGRLVIICPHFRPNPMPSMWYGRDPRPLRKKLVKGLIGDCIFDVWERNLRFPRQLLRAHLNEGGFLIYKDPRCFYTQFYSDIDAVYWTCYPELCAYIQLKNFKIGQDHLKIGNPMPGNRFLLLRKVEFIKPIKKTNIISFDYNQANYIGWHSCMEWDWYKPSDSTFTCSDLPSVLGQ
- a CDS encoding polysaccharide biosynthesis C-terminal domain-containing protein; this encodes MTTTRRIISGGIAAWSGIGINLLTQLLLVPIYLQFWDSKTYGIWLAAQALIGMFQLLDLGHQQFLRYEFLRIGAQNRCLIKLVLWSSMPIALTLGIIEFSIIFLLNFFGILPHFLGSEPNLSQSGGLIVLFSILVWAFTGSILGIATQALFPFGYYPRFAWWGVVMTLFTNICPLFAVLLGSSLLETGIIWAISIFLVNIPFGIDTWRLLVKEGLYPVKPNLKLGLKNFFNSQLLTLKSLLEMIRQQGYRLLLLPLSGLSGMVAFVTMRTGASVALQGLATITNPIMPELMRFLNQRDQRRSEMTFSIIWLAVICAMAPSVIILQAFVGPFFEIWTRGKVIFDPMLFGMLSLGVLIFGIAQPAMAITQGNNLLRAQLRISALSGFLALVGLFLFVKVMGISGAALALLITEIASVICYVLVARKWLKDNALRWPTSVFRWVLASLLVTAISMAAMIMWPTFHIAFVTLGFAAQVFCVIRYWRFLSVESRLHASNLILRFLPVAFRRKL
- a CDS encoding NAD-dependent epimerase/dehydratase family protein, coding for MVDHLLQMGSSVVVYDNFSTGHKRFLEQALTNPLFTLIDGDILNLDCLTKAMASCDFVFHFAANADVRFGTEHPRRDLEQNTIATYNVLEAMRVNGIKRIAFSSTGSVYGEAAVFPTLEDAPFPIQTSLYGASKLACEGLIAAYCEGFSFQSWIFRFVSILGERYTHGHVFDFYKNLKKDPKSLKVLGNGKQRKSYLYIKDCLNAIQIAIEISSDKVNIFNLGVDSYCELNDSIGWICAELGVQPQLEYTGGDRGWIGDNPFIFLDTSKMRALGWKPKLSIQEGVIQTVRYLKENEWVFQARD
- a CDS encoding glycosyltransferase; translation: MNKGLPVAVYGAGWNRAMEYDKLHDHVNFRRLNNEEYLYALKSAKIGLCFVSELNGNQTAGRSFEIPACGTFLLAMRTKQHTECYLEGKEAEFFSSNQELVQKARYYLEHDDQRKEIALRGYQRCTASDYSWFLYMRDDWDKVCKAMEKRVKGNIG
- a CDS encoding FkbM family methyltransferase, which gives rise to MIAEVANGPIRVYHSAVDKSTGLVYFNVASNTGWSSLLENATFETVNKVQVQAITLDDFVLRENIKKIRLLKLDIEGAETDALIGASNLLKSGLVDFILVEVDPYRLKAFGHTGQELASLIEKNGYLPVCMIENDTIIPLSKDRLIPGSYNCDYLYAKEELYQSATTSLF
- a CDS encoding GHMP kinase, with the protein product MIITRSPLRITLGGGGTDLPSYYRDHEGFLVAAAINKYVYVTVMRPFTEGIYLKYSELEHVAGVEEVKHRIIREALRILNLRTPQIEVTTLADIPAGTGLGSSGSFTTALIHALYAHRKHPIQPQELAEMACQIEIDRLGEPIGKQDQYIAAYGGLTCFTFHKDDRVTAVPLKISMDTLFDMEDNILLFFTGYSRSASSILKDQNTRTKSSDEEMLKNLHFVKELGYRSKEALEAGDVELFGKLMYEHWEHKKQRSGGMSNQKIDEWYELGMKNGAVGGKLVGAGGGGFLMFYATDRNKLRHVMKKAGLEEVRFGFDFEGTKVVLS
- a CDS encoding SIS domain-containing protein: MNYTKKHLNEAIEILNKIDVDAIEKMADLLVLIKQTGGRIFFLGVGGSAGNCSHAVNDFRKIVGIESYAPTDNVSELTARTNDEGWDTIFAEWLKTSKLNSNDTLFILSVGGGNIEKNISPNLVKALQLAKERGSKIIGIVGRDGGYTVKVADAAVIVPTVNPETVTPHSEAFQAVIWHLLVSHPKLKVNQTKWESTQK
- a CDS encoding nucleotidyltransferase family protein, whose amino-acid sequence is MSLPVAILAGGMSTRLRPITEKIPKSLVDVGGKPFIIRQLEYLRRQGITRVILCLGYMGDQVEAIVGDGSDFGIIVSYSHDGPRLLGTGGALKQALPLLGEQFFVFYGDSYLPIDFRAVERNFLLSGKLAIMTVLKNSGQWDKSNVLFKDSIIFEYDKQAPNPEMAYIDYGLGVLSASVLENVPFNKPYDLADIYHELSLQGLLAGHEVFERFYEIGSHKGLQETINYFKQTDIL
- a CDS encoding Gfo/Idh/MocA family oxidoreductase; translation: MIFKIGIIGCGLIGQKRAKALGGKGRLVACADVNESRAKALAGNSDAKVFSDYRDLLALAEVEIVVIATLHDSLAEITLAAIEAGKHVLVEKPAARTPAELKPVMLAAEKLGVKVHVGFNHRYHRAFRKARALFEAGALGELMFIRGRYGHGGRIGYDKEWRSKPELSGGGELIDQGPHLIDLSRWFLGEFEDVQGFANTYFWNMPVDDNGFMLLKTANQQVAFLHASCTEWKNLFSMEIYGHDAKLEISGLGGSYGVERLTYYKMLPEMGPPETTTWEYPMGDDSWATELEEFYEDIRLNREPSVGLKDAWQALTVIEKIYKNSGYDYHT
- a CDS encoding nucleotide sugar dehydrogenase; translated protein: MKVCVQGLWHLGCVTAACLASLGNKIIGLDYDHKVIYDLNNGIPPIFEPGLEDLLKQGIAGDLLKFSDGSEIDLSDIEMLWIAYDTPVNEDDIADVGFVFDQIVKTVKFLPSETTIIISSQMPVGSIKKLEIIADHLFPDKHFGFVYSPENLRLGKALNVFLNPDRIIVGVRRNIDRLRLEILLNPITSNIEWMSVESAEMTKHAINAFLATSIVFMNEIASICELVGADAKEVERGLKSENRIGPKAYLSPGGPFAGGTLARDLVFLNNISSEKKLSTPLLSSILQSNDEHKNWVKRKIQSVCPELTQCSIAIWGLTYKPGTDTLRRSLSVELCYWLIDQGVSIQVHDPVVKELPLELSRSVKKCDNPLDVLAGVQILVIATEWPIYKEIIADNVAKLNSGLIIIDANRFLTQFASDNRFKYLAVGTSN